The following proteins come from a genomic window of Coffea arabica cultivar ET-39 chromosome 11c, Coffea Arabica ET-39 HiFi, whole genome shotgun sequence:
- the LOC113716457 gene encoding uncharacterized protein isoform X3, whose protein sequence is MENNDKPKKMVYIYTFKGDKLEITSGNLMTSCKSFVSFSKVHSVCLKVLILLIPPLSYARVLLYFFFCFLKKPCCGFFCFFPIEQGINDKGGIFFRIRWPFDSCKEPSLKLILCHLLGQEFCCRWIEILFVKNGMLKCHRVRRLCFHVGGVKPGFWKKREKSSRSYVHRVPFGCIEPGVCFPGSTLEGDSKLLLKAMVLLLEVSLVIEKWALFCVYRYPIDSEKYGGSFSNNK, encoded by the exons ATGGAGAATAATGATAAGCCAAAAAAGATGGtttatatatatacttttaaaG GTGACAAATTGGAAATTACTTCCGGCAACCTGATGACATCTTGCAagtcttttgtttccttttctaaaGTGCATTCTGTATGCTTAAAAGTTTTGATTCTTCTAATTCCTCCACTTTCTTATGCCCgagttcttttgtacttttttttttgttttctgaaGAAACCGTGTTGTGggtttttctgttttttccCAATAGAGCAAGGGATCAATGATAAAGGAGGCATCTTTTTCAG AATTCGCTGGCCTTTTGATTCTTGCAAGGAGCCTTCTTTGAAGCTAATCCTTTGTCATTTGTTGGGACAGGAATTCTGTTGCAG GTGGATAGAAATACTATTCGTCAAAAATGGTATGTTGAAATGTCACAGAGTGAGAAGGCTGTGCTTTCATGTTGGAGGCGTGAAGCCAGGCTTTtggaaaaaaagggagaaatccTCACGCTCTTATGTTCATAGGGTACCGTTTGGTTGCATAGAACCTGGTGTTTGTTTTCCTGGTTCTACTCTTGAGGGCGATAGCAAGCTACTCTTGAAGGCTATGGTTTTACTCCTCGAG gtttcattggtgattgagaagtgggcgttgttttgcgtgtatag
- the LOC113716457 gene encoding uncharacterized protein isoform X5, translating to MENNDKPKKMVYIYTFKGDKLEITSGNLMTSCKSFVSFSKVHSVCLKVLILLIPPLSYARVLLYFFFCFLKKPCCGFFCFFPIEQGINDKGGIFFRIRWPFDSCKEPSLKLILCHLLGQEFCCRWIEILFVKNGMLKCHRVRRLCFHVGGVKPGFWKKREKSSRSYVHRVPFGCIEPGVCFPGSTLEGDSKLLLKAMVLLLEGKTCEDGSYV from the exons ATGGAGAATAATGATAAGCCAAAAAAGATGGtttatatatatacttttaaaG GTGACAAATTGGAAATTACTTCCGGCAACCTGATGACATCTTGCAagtcttttgtttccttttctaaaGTGCATTCTGTATGCTTAAAAGTTTTGATTCTTCTAATTCCTCCACTTTCTTATGCCCgagttcttttgtacttttttttttgttttctgaaGAAACCGTGTTGTGggtttttctgttttttccCAATAGAGCAAGGGATCAATGATAAAGGAGGCATCTTTTTCAG AATTCGCTGGCCTTTTGATTCTTGCAAGGAGCCTTCTTTGAAGCTAATCCTTTGTCATTTGTTGGGACAGGAATTCTGTTGCAG GTGGATAGAAATACTATTCGTCAAAAATGGTATGTTGAAATGTCACAGAGTGAGAAGGCTGTGCTTTCATGTTGGAGGCGTGAAGCCAGGCTTTtggaaaaaaagggagaaatccTCACGCTCTTATGTTCATAGGGTACCGTTTGGTTGCATAGAACCTGGTGTTTGTTTTCCTGGTTCTACTCTTGAGGGCGATAGCAAGCTACTCTTGAAGGCTATGGTTTTACTCCTCGAG
- the LOC113716457 gene encoding uncharacterized protein isoform X7: MENNDKPKKMVYIYTFKGDKLEITSGNLMTSCKSFVSFSKVHSVCLKVLILLIPPLSYARVLLYFFFCFLKKPCCGFFCFFPIEQGINDKGGIFFRIRWPFDSCKEPSLKLILCHLLGQEFCCRWIEILFVKNGMLKCHRVRRLCFHVGGVKPGFWKKREKSSRSYVHRVPFGCIEPGVCFPGSTLEGDSKLLLKAMVLLLEEGSHNIC; encoded by the exons ATGGAGAATAATGATAAGCCAAAAAAGATGGtttatatatatacttttaaaG GTGACAAATTGGAAATTACTTCCGGCAACCTGATGACATCTTGCAagtcttttgtttccttttctaaaGTGCATTCTGTATGCTTAAAAGTTTTGATTCTTCTAATTCCTCCACTTTCTTATGCCCgagttcttttgtacttttttttttgttttctgaaGAAACCGTGTTGTGggtttttctgttttttccCAATAGAGCAAGGGATCAATGATAAAGGAGGCATCTTTTTCAG AATTCGCTGGCCTTTTGATTCTTGCAAGGAGCCTTCTTTGAAGCTAATCCTTTGTCATTTGTTGGGACAGGAATTCTGTTGCAG GTGGATAGAAATACTATTCGTCAAAAATGGTATGTTGAAATGTCACAGAGTGAGAAGGCTGTGCTTTCATGTTGGAGGCGTGAAGCCAGGCTTTtggaaaaaaagggagaaatccTCACGCTCTTATGTTCATAGGGTACCGTTTGGTTGCATAGAACCTGGTGTTTGTTTTCCTGGTTCTACTCTTGAGGGCGATAGCAAGCTACTCTTGAAGGCTATGGTTTTACTCCTCGAG
- the LOC113716457 gene encoding uncharacterized protein isoform X6 yields the protein MENNDKPKKMVYIYTFKGDKLEITSGNLMTSCKSFVSFSKVHSVCLKVLILLIPPLSYARVLLYFFFCFLKKPCCGFFCFFPIEQGINDKGGIFFRIRWPFDSCKEPSLKLILCHLLGQEFCCRWIEILFVKNGMLKCHRVRRLCFHVGGVKPGFWKKREKSSRSYVHRVPFGCIEPGVCFPGSTLEGDSKLLLKAMVLLLEDLPLQISH from the exons ATGGAGAATAATGATAAGCCAAAAAAGATGGtttatatatatacttttaaaG GTGACAAATTGGAAATTACTTCCGGCAACCTGATGACATCTTGCAagtcttttgtttccttttctaaaGTGCATTCTGTATGCTTAAAAGTTTTGATTCTTCTAATTCCTCCACTTTCTTATGCCCgagttcttttgtacttttttttttgttttctgaaGAAACCGTGTTGTGggtttttctgttttttccCAATAGAGCAAGGGATCAATGATAAAGGAGGCATCTTTTTCAG AATTCGCTGGCCTTTTGATTCTTGCAAGGAGCCTTCTTTGAAGCTAATCCTTTGTCATTTGTTGGGACAGGAATTCTGTTGCAG GTGGATAGAAATACTATTCGTCAAAAATGGTATGTTGAAATGTCACAGAGTGAGAAGGCTGTGCTTTCATGTTGGAGGCGTGAAGCCAGGCTTTtggaaaaaaagggagaaatccTCACGCTCTTATGTTCATAGGGTACCGTTTGGTTGCATAGAACCTGGTGTTTGTTTTCCTGGTTCTACTCTTGAGGGCGATAGCAAGCTACTCTTGAAGGCTATGGTTTTACTCCTCGAG
- the LOC113716457 gene encoding uncharacterized protein isoform X8 has product MENNDKPKKMVYIYTFKGDKLEITSGNLMTSCKSFVSFSKVHSVCLKVLILLIPPLSYARVLLYFFFCFLKKPCCGFFCFFPIEQGINDKGGIFFRIRWPFDSCKEPSLKLILCHLLGQEFCCRWIEILFVKNGMLKCHRVRRLCFHVGGVKPGFWKKREKSSRSYVHRVPFGCIEPGVCFPGSTLEGDSKLLLKAMVLLLEISH; this is encoded by the exons ATGGAGAATAATGATAAGCCAAAAAAGATGGtttatatatatacttttaaaG GTGACAAATTGGAAATTACTTCCGGCAACCTGATGACATCTTGCAagtcttttgtttccttttctaaaGTGCATTCTGTATGCTTAAAAGTTTTGATTCTTCTAATTCCTCCACTTTCTTATGCCCgagttcttttgtacttttttttttgttttctgaaGAAACCGTGTTGTGggtttttctgttttttccCAATAGAGCAAGGGATCAATGATAAAGGAGGCATCTTTTTCAG AATTCGCTGGCCTTTTGATTCTTGCAAGGAGCCTTCTTTGAAGCTAATCCTTTGTCATTTGTTGGGACAGGAATTCTGTTGCAG GTGGATAGAAATACTATTCGTCAAAAATGGTATGTTGAAATGTCACAGAGTGAGAAGGCTGTGCTTTCATGTTGGAGGCGTGAAGCCAGGCTTTtggaaaaaaagggagaaatccTCACGCTCTTATGTTCATAGGGTACCGTTTGGTTGCATAGAACCTGGTGTTTGTTTTCCTGGTTCTACTCTTGAGGGCGATAGCAAGCTACTCTTGAAGGCTATGGTTTTACTCCTCGAG
- the LOC113716457 gene encoding uncharacterized protein isoform X4: MENNDKPKKMVYIYTFKGDKLEITSGNLMTSCKSFVSFSKVHSVCLKVLILLIPPLSYARVLLYFFFCFLKKPCCGFFCFFPIEQGINDKGGIFFRIRWPFDSCKEPSLKLILCHLLGQEFCCRWIEILFVKNGMLKCHRVRRLCFHVGGVKPGFWKKREKSSRSYVHRVPFGCIEPGVCFPGSTLEGDSKLLLKAMVLLLEQGKTCEDGSYV, from the exons ATGGAGAATAATGATAAGCCAAAAAAGATGGtttatatatatacttttaaaG GTGACAAATTGGAAATTACTTCCGGCAACCTGATGACATCTTGCAagtcttttgtttccttttctaaaGTGCATTCTGTATGCTTAAAAGTTTTGATTCTTCTAATTCCTCCACTTTCTTATGCCCgagttcttttgtacttttttttttgttttctgaaGAAACCGTGTTGTGggtttttctgttttttccCAATAGAGCAAGGGATCAATGATAAAGGAGGCATCTTTTTCAG AATTCGCTGGCCTTTTGATTCTTGCAAGGAGCCTTCTTTGAAGCTAATCCTTTGTCATTTGTTGGGACAGGAATTCTGTTGCAG GTGGATAGAAATACTATTCGTCAAAAATGGTATGTTGAAATGTCACAGAGTGAGAAGGCTGTGCTTTCATGTTGGAGGCGTGAAGCCAGGCTTTtggaaaaaaagggagaaatccTCACGCTCTTATGTTCATAGGGTACCGTTTGGTTGCATAGAACCTGGTGTTTGTTTTCCTGGTTCTACTCTTGAGGGCGATAGCAAGCTACTCTTGAAGGCTATGGTTTTACTCCTCGAG
- the LOC113717224 gene encoding 3-isopropylmalate dehydrogenase 2, chloroplastic-like yields MAATLQINVKPLNHQLLFNSKPCSRHCCRWATIRCAAATTPSTRRYTITLLPGDGIGPEVISVAKNALQLAGSLEGIDFGFKEMPMGGAALDLTGVPLPEETLSTAQQSDAVLLGAIGGYKWDNNEKHLKPETGLLQLRKGLKVFANLRPATVLPMLVEASTLKKEVAEGVDVMVVRELTGGIYFGQPRGFSTNDIGEEIGFNTEVYSAPEIDRIARIAFETARKRHGKLCSVDKANVLEASMLWRKRVTALASEYPDIELSHMYVDNAAMQLVRNPKQFDTIVTNNIFGDILSDEASMITGSIGMLPSASLGESGPGLFEPIHGSAPDIAGQDKANPLATVLSAAMLLKYGLGEEKAAQRIEDAVLDALNKGFRTGDIHTAGYNLVGCKEMGEEVLKSIEHKIPAAV; encoded by the exons ATGGCGGCAACCCTGCAAATCAACGTGAAGCCCCTAAACCACCAACTTCTATTCAACTCCAAACCCTGTTCCAGACACTGCTGCAGATGGGCCACAATTCGCTGTGCCGCTGCCACCACCCCATCCACCAGACGGTACACTATCACTCTCCTCCCTGGCGACGGAATTGGCCCAGAAGTCATCTCCGTCGCCAAGAACGCTCTCCAACTTGCCGGTTCTCTTGAAG GGATTGATTTTGGGTTCAAGGAGATGCCAATGGGTGGGGCAGCCTTGGATTTGACAGGAGTGCCATTGCCAGAAGAGACTCTTTCTACTGCACAGCAATCTGATGCTGTTCTTCTTGGAGCTATTGGAGG GTATAAATGGGATAATAATGAGAAACATTTGAAGCCAGAAACTGGATTGCTTCAGCTCCGAAAAGGGCTTAAGGTCTTTGCTAATTTGAGGCCAGCTACTGTTCTGCCAATG TTAGTAGAAGCTTCAActttgaagaaagaagttgcTGAAGGTGTAGACGTAATGGTTGTAAGGGAACTTACTGGAG gtatttattttgggCAACCAAGGGGCTTTAGCACAAACGACATTGGTGAAGAAATTGGTTTCAACACTGAGGTGTATTCTGCTCCTGAG ATTGATCGCATTGCTCGTATTGCATTTGAAACGGCACGGAAACGTCATGGAAAACTCTGTTCTGTTGATAAAGCAAATGTTTTGGAG GCATCAATGCTTTGGAGGAAGAGAGTTACAGCTTTAGCCTCTGAGTACCCTGATATTGAACTCTCACACATGTACGTTGACAATGCTGCTATGCAGCTTGTTCGCAATCCGAAGCAG TTCGACACAATTGTGACAAATAACATATTTGGTGATATCCTATCTGATGAGGCCTCAATGATAACTGGAAGTATTGGGATGCTTCCATCTGCTAGCCTTGGGGAATCG GGACCTGGATTATTTGAGCCTATACATGGTTCTGCTCCTGATATAGCTGGACAG GACAAAGCAAACCCATTGGCAACAGTTTTGAGTGCTGCTATGCTTCTGAAGTATGGCTTAGGAGAGGAGAAGGctgcccaaagaattgaggatgctGTACTTGATGCCTTAAACAAAGGATTCCGTACTGGTGATATACACACAGCTGGATAT AACTTGGTAGGATGCAAGGAGATGGGTGAAGAAGTATTGAAGTCAATAGAACATAAGATACCTGCAGCTGTTTGA
- the LOC113715557 gene encoding BRAP2 RING ZnF UBP domain-containing protein 2 isoform X2: protein MEHDDLTQAFYFSSGNPRIEETRGVMHLFRDEVERKPLLCVLGVPNHMTYADFCQFCGSFIHHMLEMRIVRNDGMEDNYSVLIRFDDQSSADNFYKHFNGKCFSSLEVEICRVLFTVDVQFTGSIEHAQASAVSNMEQPSCPVCLERLDQDMGGILTTICNHSFHCSCISKWTDSSCPVCRFCQQQPEKSSCFVCQTSENLWMCVICGYIGCGRYREGHAIRHWKETEHCYSLELETRRVWDYAGDNYVHRLIQSKTDGKLVALNHRCAWANDGCGTCECGLEPGIGDALLNSKVEAIVNEYNELLTTQLENQKMYFESLLENIEQETEQGISKAVEQAISQNPKLLKLQAKLDKLVEEKKFLDDINDNLLKNLEIWEGKIAEIEERDKKDLNLKDKRIKDLQEELSSLITSLEIGNAAEPSPTSNHV from the exons GTTGAAAGAAAGCCTCTACTTTGTGTTCTTGGGGTGCCAAATCACATGACATATGCAGACTTTTGTCAATTTTGTGGTTCATTCATTCACCATATGTTGGAAATGCGAATTGTCAG AAATGATGGAATGGAGGACAACTACAGTGTTTTGATTAGGTTTGATGATCAGAGCTCAGCAGACAATTTTTACAAACATTTTAATGGAAAATGTTTTTCATCTCTTGAG GTCGAGATATGCCGCGTACTATTCACAGTCGATGTGCAGTTCACTGGTTCAATTGAGCATGCACAGGCTTCTGCTGTTAGCAATATGGAACAGCCTTCATGTCCAGTGTGCCTTG AGAGATTGGACCAGGACATGGGTGGAATTCTCACAACTATTTGTAATCACTCTTTCCATTGCTCATGTATCTCTAAGTGGACCGATTCTTCGTGTCCG GTTTGCCGATTTTGCCAGCAGCAACCTGAGAAATCAAGCTGTTTTGTCTGTCAAACTTCAGAAAATCTTTGGATGTGTGTAATTTGTGGTTATATTGGTTGTGGGAG GTATAGAGAAGGGCATGCTATAAGACACTGGAAAGAGACAGAACACTGCTATTCCCTTGAATTGGAAACACGTCGTGTCTGGGACTATGCTGGAGATAATTATGTTCACCGGTTAATTCAATCTAAAACTGATGGCAAGTTAGTTGCATTGAACCACCGTTGTGCTTGGGCTAATGATGGATGTGGTACCTGTGAATGTGGTTTGGAACCTGGAATTGGCGATGCTCTATTGAACAGTAAAGTCGAAGCT ATTGTGAATGAATACAATGAGCTCCTTACTACACAACTGGAGAACCAGAAAATG TATTTTGAGTCTCTGCTTGAAAATATTGAACAAGAGACTGAACAAGGGATCTCTAAGGCTGTTGAACAAGCCATCAGCCAAAACCCAAAGTTGCTCAAGCTGCAAGCTAAGCTGGACAAACTTGTTGAAGAGAAGAAATTCCTCGATGAT ATCAATGATAATCTTTTGAAGAACCTGGAGATATGGGAAGGGAAGATTGCAGAAATCGAAGAAAG GGATAAGAAGGATTTGAATTTGAAGGATAAGAGGATAAAAGATTTGCAGGAAGAG TTGAGCAGTTTGATCACATCCTTAGAAATTGGGAATGCAGCGGAACCTTCACCAACTTCAAATCATGTATAG
- the LOC113715557 gene encoding BRAP2 RING ZnF UBP domain-containing protein 2 isoform X1: protein MEHDDLTQAFYFSSGNPRIEETRGVMHLFRDEVGSSSSDLPVERKPLLCVLGVPNHMTYADFCQFCGSFIHHMLEMRIVRNDGMEDNYSVLIRFDDQSSADNFYKHFNGKCFSSLEVEICRVLFTVDVQFTGSIEHAQASAVSNMEQPSCPVCLERLDQDMGGILTTICNHSFHCSCISKWTDSSCPVCRFCQQQPEKSSCFVCQTSENLWMCVICGYIGCGRYREGHAIRHWKETEHCYSLELETRRVWDYAGDNYVHRLIQSKTDGKLVALNHRCAWANDGCGTCECGLEPGIGDALLNSKVEAIVNEYNELLTTQLENQKMYFESLLENIEQETEQGISKAVEQAISQNPKLLKLQAKLDKLVEEKKFLDDINDNLLKNLEIWEGKIAEIEERDKKDLNLKDKRIKDLQEELSSLITSLEIGNAAEPSPTSNHV from the exons GTTGAAAGAAAGCCTCTACTTTGTGTTCTTGGGGTGCCAAATCACATGACATATGCAGACTTTTGTCAATTTTGTGGTTCATTCATTCACCATATGTTGGAAATGCGAATTGTCAG AAATGATGGAATGGAGGACAACTACAGTGTTTTGATTAGGTTTGATGATCAGAGCTCAGCAGACAATTTTTACAAACATTTTAATGGAAAATGTTTTTCATCTCTTGAG GTCGAGATATGCCGCGTACTATTCACAGTCGATGTGCAGTTCACTGGTTCAATTGAGCATGCACAGGCTTCTGCTGTTAGCAATATGGAACAGCCTTCATGTCCAGTGTGCCTTG AGAGATTGGACCAGGACATGGGTGGAATTCTCACAACTATTTGTAATCACTCTTTCCATTGCTCATGTATCTCTAAGTGGACCGATTCTTCGTGTCCG GTTTGCCGATTTTGCCAGCAGCAACCTGAGAAATCAAGCTGTTTTGTCTGTCAAACTTCAGAAAATCTTTGGATGTGTGTAATTTGTGGTTATATTGGTTGTGGGAG GTATAGAGAAGGGCATGCTATAAGACACTGGAAAGAGACAGAACACTGCTATTCCCTTGAATTGGAAACACGTCGTGTCTGGGACTATGCTGGAGATAATTATGTTCACCGGTTAATTCAATCTAAAACTGATGGCAAGTTAGTTGCATTGAACCACCGTTGTGCTTGGGCTAATGATGGATGTGGTACCTGTGAATGTGGTTTGGAACCTGGAATTGGCGATGCTCTATTGAACAGTAAAGTCGAAGCT ATTGTGAATGAATACAATGAGCTCCTTACTACACAACTGGAGAACCAGAAAATG TATTTTGAGTCTCTGCTTGAAAATATTGAACAAGAGACTGAACAAGGGATCTCTAAGGCTGTTGAACAAGCCATCAGCCAAAACCCAAAGTTGCTCAAGCTGCAAGCTAAGCTGGACAAACTTGTTGAAGAGAAGAAATTCCTCGATGAT ATCAATGATAATCTTTTGAAGAACCTGGAGATATGGGAAGGGAAGATTGCAGAAATCGAAGAAAG GGATAAGAAGGATTTGAATTTGAAGGATAAGAGGATAAAAGATTTGCAGGAAGAG TTGAGCAGTTTGATCACATCCTTAGAAATTGGGAATGCAGCGGAACCTTCACCAACTTCAAATCATGTATAG
- the LOC113715557 gene encoding BRAP2 RING ZnF UBP domain-containing protein 2 isoform X3, protein MTYADFCQFCGSFIHHMLEMRIVRNDGMEDNYSVLIRFDDQSSADNFYKHFNGKCFSSLEVEICRVLFTVDVQFTGSIEHAQASAVSNMEQPSCPVCLERLDQDMGGILTTICNHSFHCSCISKWTDSSCPVCRFCQQQPEKSSCFVCQTSENLWMCVICGYIGCGRYREGHAIRHWKETEHCYSLELETRRVWDYAGDNYVHRLIQSKTDGKLVALNHRCAWANDGCGTCECGLEPGIGDALLNSKVEAIVNEYNELLTTQLENQKMYFESLLENIEQETEQGISKAVEQAISQNPKLLKLQAKLDKLVEEKKFLDDINDNLLKNLEIWEGKIAEIEERDKKDLNLKDKRIKDLQEELSSLITSLEIGNAAEPSPTSNHV, encoded by the exons ATGACATATGCAGACTTTTGTCAATTTTGTGGTTCATTCATTCACCATATGTTGGAAATGCGAATTGTCAG AAATGATGGAATGGAGGACAACTACAGTGTTTTGATTAGGTTTGATGATCAGAGCTCAGCAGACAATTTTTACAAACATTTTAATGGAAAATGTTTTTCATCTCTTGAG GTCGAGATATGCCGCGTACTATTCACAGTCGATGTGCAGTTCACTGGTTCAATTGAGCATGCACAGGCTTCTGCTGTTAGCAATATGGAACAGCCTTCATGTCCAGTGTGCCTTG AGAGATTGGACCAGGACATGGGTGGAATTCTCACAACTATTTGTAATCACTCTTTCCATTGCTCATGTATCTCTAAGTGGACCGATTCTTCGTGTCCG GTTTGCCGATTTTGCCAGCAGCAACCTGAGAAATCAAGCTGTTTTGTCTGTCAAACTTCAGAAAATCTTTGGATGTGTGTAATTTGTGGTTATATTGGTTGTGGGAG GTATAGAGAAGGGCATGCTATAAGACACTGGAAAGAGACAGAACACTGCTATTCCCTTGAATTGGAAACACGTCGTGTCTGGGACTATGCTGGAGATAATTATGTTCACCGGTTAATTCAATCTAAAACTGATGGCAAGTTAGTTGCATTGAACCACCGTTGTGCTTGGGCTAATGATGGATGTGGTACCTGTGAATGTGGTTTGGAACCTGGAATTGGCGATGCTCTATTGAACAGTAAAGTCGAAGCT ATTGTGAATGAATACAATGAGCTCCTTACTACACAACTGGAGAACCAGAAAATG TATTTTGAGTCTCTGCTTGAAAATATTGAACAAGAGACTGAACAAGGGATCTCTAAGGCTGTTGAACAAGCCATCAGCCAAAACCCAAAGTTGCTCAAGCTGCAAGCTAAGCTGGACAAACTTGTTGAAGAGAAGAAATTCCTCGATGAT ATCAATGATAATCTTTTGAAGAACCTGGAGATATGGGAAGGGAAGATTGCAGAAATCGAAGAAAG GGATAAGAAGGATTTGAATTTGAAGGATAAGAGGATAAAAGATTTGCAGGAAGAG TTGAGCAGTTTGATCACATCCTTAGAAATTGGGAATGCAGCGGAACCTTCACCAACTTCAAATCATGTATAG